In the genome of Fulvivirga maritima, one region contains:
- a CDS encoding DoxX family protein, producing the protein MKSNLFETTFNNNIANLWLLLLRVSIGALMMSHGLPKLQMLLEGGEIQFVDWLGLGPTVSLTLAVLAEVVCSAFIILGLGTRLAVIPLIITMLTAIFVIHVNDPFAKQEFPLLYMLIYITLLVFGSGKFSIDQKMNRRGYR; encoded by the coding sequence ATGAAAAGCAATCTTTTCGAGACTACTTTTAATAATAATATAGCTAACCTGTGGCTTCTTTTGCTGAGAGTTTCCATAGGAGCACTAATGATGAGCCATGGTTTACCCAAATTACAAATGCTTTTAGAAGGTGGTGAAATCCAGTTTGTAGACTGGTTAGGCTTAGGACCTACCGTTTCTCTCACTCTGGCTGTACTTGCCGAAGTAGTTTGTTCTGCTTTCATCATTTTAGGATTAGGCACAAGGCTGGCCGTTATACCGCTAATCATAACCATGCTTACAGCCATATTTGTAATTCATGTTAATGATCCGTTTGCAAAACAAGAGTTCCCCCTTTTATATATGCTTATTTACATTACTCTTCTGGTATTTGGTAGTGGTAAATTTTCTATTGATCAGAAAATGAACCGCAGAGGATATCGTTAA
- a CDS encoding IS1595 family transposase has product MDIFSFTTHFSDEQSCREHFKGERDKLGVICHRCGHDQHYWIKSRWSYECKACRSRTSLRSGTIMQDSNLSFLVWYKTMFLMSVTKKGFSSKEIQKQLGLKRYEPVWAMVHKLRKAMGNRDSRYTLEGMIEMDEGYFTVESTEIEKNKGKRGRGAAGKQNVAVMAESTPLEDLETGKKERQCRYFKAKVLKGHSSQEVDHVLQSSIDEQSIVFSDQSTSYVNIADYIELHITEKSNKQTTNETLKWVHITISNAKRTFLGNYHKIKGKYLQLYLNEFVYKLNRRYFGDKLFDRLVIANITAYD; this is encoded by the coding sequence ATGGATATATTCAGTTTCACTACCCACTTCAGTGATGAACAATCATGCAGAGAGCATTTTAAAGGAGAACGAGACAAGTTAGGAGTTATATGTCACCGTTGCGGTCATGATCAGCATTATTGGATAAAAAGCCGATGGAGCTATGAGTGTAAAGCTTGCCGAAGTAGAACTTCTTTACGTAGCGGCACGATCATGCAAGACTCTAACCTTTCTTTTCTGGTTTGGTACAAAACAATGTTTTTAATGAGTGTTACCAAAAAAGGTTTTTCCAGCAAGGAGATTCAGAAGCAATTGGGATTGAAACGATATGAGCCCGTATGGGCAATGGTTCATAAACTGAGAAAAGCCATGGGAAATCGAGATTCCAGATACACTTTAGAGGGAATGATTGAGATGGATGAGGGCTATTTTACAGTGGAATCAACTGAGATCGAGAAGAATAAAGGGAAAAGAGGTAGAGGAGCGGCAGGAAAACAAAATGTAGCAGTAATGGCTGAATCTACTCCTTTAGAAGACTTGGAAACAGGAAAAAAAGAACGTCAATGTCGTTATTTCAAAGCTAAAGTACTTAAAGGCCACAGTTCACAGGAAGTAGATCATGTATTACAATCATCCATTGATGAACAAAGTATTGTTTTTTCAGACCAAAGCACTTCCTATGTTAACATTGCTGATTATATAGAGCTTCACATTACTGAGAAATCTAATAAGCAAACCACTAACGAGACACTTAAATGGGTGCATATCACCATTAGCAATGCCAAAAGAACATTTCTAGGGAACTACCATAAGATTAAAGGAAAGTACCTTCAATTGTATCTCAATGAGTTTGTTTACAAACTCAATAGACGATACTTTGGTGATAAGCTCTTTGATAGGCTCGTTATAGCTAACATTACAGCATATGACTAA